A single genomic interval of Novosphingobium ginsenosidimutans harbors:
- a CDS encoding LL-diaminopimelate aminotransferase: MEEEFYRIKRLPPYVIAEVNGMRAAARAAGRDIIDLGMGNPDLPPPAHVIDKLCEVAQKADAHGYSASSGIPGLRKAQANYYGRRFGVEVDPETEVVMTMGSKEGLASLATAITAPGDVVLAPNPSYPIHTFGFIIAGATIRSVPTTPDERYWESLERAMAYTVPRPSILIVNYPSNPTAETVDLAFYERLVAWAKENKVWVISDLAYSELYYDGNPTVSILQVPGAKDVAIEFTSMSKTFSMAGWRVGFAVGNPRLIAALKRVKSYLDYGAFTPIQAAACAALNGPQDIVEMNRNLYQKRRDVLVESFGRAGWEIPSPKASMFAWAPLPPALKDMGSLEFSKQLLTHAEVAVAPGVGYGEEGEGFVRIALVENEQRLRQAARNIKRYLASMGVNSSAA, from the coding sequence ATGGAAGAAGAGTTCTACCGCATCAAGCGCCTGCCGCCCTACGTCATCGCCGAAGTCAACGGCATGCGGGCCGCAGCACGCGCCGCCGGTAGGGACATCATTGATCTTGGCATGGGCAACCCGGACCTGCCGCCCCCCGCCCACGTGATCGACAAGCTGTGCGAAGTGGCGCAAAAGGCCGATGCCCACGGCTATTCCGCCTCGTCCGGTATCCCCGGCCTGCGCAAGGCCCAGGCCAATTACTATGGCCGCCGCTTTGGCGTGGAGGTCGATCCCGAGACCGAAGTGGTGATGACCATGGGTTCGAAGGAGGGCCTCGCCAGCCTTGCCACCGCAATCACCGCGCCGGGCGATGTGGTGCTGGCCCCTAACCCCAGCTACCCGATCCACACTTTCGGCTTCATCATCGCCGGGGCTACGATCCGCTCGGTTCCGACCACACCGGATGAGCGTTACTGGGAATCGCTGGAGCGGGCGATGGCCTATACCGTACCGCGCCCTTCGATCCTGATCGTGAACTATCCGTCCAACCCGACTGCCGAGACGGTTGATCTCGCTTTCTATGAGCGGCTGGTCGCCTGGGCGAAGGAGAACAAGGTCTGGGTAATCTCTGACCTGGCCTATTCTGAGCTCTATTACGACGGCAATCCGACTGTTTCGATCCTGCAGGTGCCGGGGGCCAAGGACGTCGCGATCGAGTTCACCTCGATGTCGAAGACCTTTTCGATGGCCGGCTGGCGGGTCGGTTTCGCGGTCGGCAATCCGCGCCTGATCGCAGCGCTGAAGCGGGTCAAGAGCTACCTCGATTATGGCGCCTTTACCCCGATCCAGGCGGCGGCCTGCGCGGCCCTGAACGGTCCGCAGGACATCGTCGAGATGAACCGCAACCTTTACCAGAAGCGCCGCGACGTGCTGGTCGAAAGCTTTGGCCGCGCCGGGTGGGAAATCCCCAGCCCCAAGGCCTCGATGTTCGCCTGGGCCCCGCTGCCGCCGGCGCTGAAGGACATGGGCAGCCTGGAGTTTTCCAAGCAGCTGCTGACCCACGCCGAAGTCGCGGTCGCGCCCGGCGTCGGTTATGGCGAAGAGGGTGAGGGCTTCGTCCGCATCGCCCTGGTTGAGAACGAGCAGCGCCTCCGTCAGGCCGCGCGCAACATCAAGCGCTACCTAGCCAGCATGGGGGTCAATTCCTCGGCGGCCTGA
- a CDS encoding PHA/PHB synthase family protein, translating into MRDDDLTNTFDAMFAEPLKLWDQLVPSGVKQGELGEWAAALQTMQALWLEFAQDQAATLAGKAPAMLTDPGNWLGIYEGWVRALPLTRPEVQQKLWADGMALWQTVLGQYGIDGKPAGEAPELPRKDRRFADPKWREQPFFALVHQTYLMLAEQVLALADSVEGVDPHQQDQLRFAARTLVEALSPAHFPVTNPLVLERAIATKGQSLAKGMQHLLADLKKGQLTHVDPQAFRLGENLATTPGKVVYQTPLFQLIQYSPTTDKVLETPLVIFPPWINRFYILDLSPEKSFIRWAVEQGVTVFVVSWKSADETMVDLTWDDYIRAQIEAIDTVRERLGVKAVHTIGYCVAGTTLAATLAVLARRGEADKVKSATFFTAQVDFEQAGELKVFIDDQQLQVVEKLAEEHGYLDGRYMATTFNLLRGNDLIWNYVVKNYLLGDDYPAFDLLHWNGDVTNLPAKWHRQYLTELYRDNKLVVPDALSADGTPIDLTRIQTPAYIQAGREDHIAPAASVWQIMHHLRGERTFLLAGSGHIAGVVNPPAAKKYQYWTGPAEAESLAEFIAGATETPGSWWPHWIAWLRGQDSAEVPAKGKRVPGEKGDKVVEDAPGSYVKAR; encoded by the coding sequence ATGCGCGACGACGATCTGACCAACACCTTCGACGCCATGTTCGCCGAACCGCTCAAGCTGTGGGACCAACTGGTGCCAAGCGGTGTCAAGCAGGGCGAACTGGGCGAATGGGCCGCCGCGCTGCAGACCATGCAGGCGCTGTGGCTGGAATTCGCGCAGGATCAGGCCGCCACGCTGGCGGGCAAGGCCCCGGCCATGCTGACCGATCCGGGCAACTGGCTGGGCATCTACGAAGGCTGGGTCCGCGCCCTGCCGCTGACCCGGCCCGAAGTGCAGCAGAAGCTGTGGGCCGATGGCATGGCGCTGTGGCAGACCGTGCTGGGCCAATACGGCATCGACGGCAAGCCTGCGGGCGAGGCGCCGGAGCTGCCGCGCAAGGACCGCCGCTTTGCCGATCCCAAGTGGCGCGAGCAGCCGTTTTTCGCCCTGGTCCACCAAACCTACCTGATGCTGGCCGAACAGGTCCTGGCGCTGGCCGACAGTGTCGAGGGAGTCGATCCGCATCAGCAGGACCAATTGCGCTTCGCCGCCCGCACCCTGGTCGAGGCGCTCAGCCCCGCGCATTTCCCGGTCACCAACCCGCTGGTGCTCGAACGCGCCATTGCCACCAAAGGGCAGAGCCTGGCCAAGGGGATGCAGCACCTGCTGGCCGATCTCAAGAAGGGGCAGCTGACCCACGTCGACCCGCAGGCCTTCCGGCTGGGCGAGAACCTGGCGACCACGCCCGGTAAGGTCGTCTACCAGACCCCGCTGTTCCAGCTGATCCAGTACAGCCCGACCACCGACAAGGTCCTCGAAACGCCGCTGGTGATCTTCCCGCCGTGGATCAACCGGTTCTACATCCTCGACCTCAGCCCGGAGAAAAGCTTCATCCGCTGGGCGGTGGAGCAAGGCGTCACCGTCTTCGTCGTTTCTTGGAAGAGCGCCGACGAGACCATGGTCGACCTGACCTGGGACGATTACATCCGCGCCCAGATCGAGGCGATCGACACCGTGCGCGAGCGGCTGGGGGTCAAGGCCGTCCATACCATCGGCTATTGCGTTGCGGGCACGACCCTGGCGGCGACGCTGGCCGTGCTGGCCCGGCGCGGCGAGGCGGACAAGGTCAAGAGCGCGACCTTTTTCACCGCCCAGGTCGATTTCGAACAGGCGGGCGAGCTCAAGGTCTTCATCGATGACCAGCAGTTGCAGGTGGTCGAAAAGCTGGCCGAGGAGCACGGCTATCTTGACGGGCGCTATATGGCGACAACCTTCAACTTGCTGCGCGGCAACGACCTGATCTGGAACTACGTCGTCAAGAACTACCTGCTGGGCGACGACTATCCGGCCTTCGACCTGCTGCACTGGAACGGCGATGTCACCAACCTGCCGGCCAAGTGGCACCGCCAGTACCTGACCGAGCTCTACCGTGACAACAAGCTGGTCGTGCCCGATGCGCTTTCCGCTGATGGCACCCCGATCGACCTGACCCGGATCCAGACCCCGGCCTATATCCAGGCCGGGCGCGAGGACCATATCGCCCCGGCCGCCAGCGTCTGGCAGATCATGCATCACCTGCGCGGCGAAAGGACTTTCCTACTCGCCGGCTCGGGACATATAGCCGGTGTGGTCAATCCGCCAGCGGCCAAGAAGTACCAGTACTGGACCGGACCGGCCGAGGCCGAAAGCCTGGCCGAATTCATCGCCGGTGCGACTGAAACGCCGGGTTCGTGGTGGCCGCACTGGATCGCATGGCTGCGCGGCCAGGACAGCGCTGAAGTCCCCGCCAAGGGCAAGCGCGTGCCGGGCGAAAAGGGCGACAAGGTGGTCGAAGATGCCCCCGGCAGCTACGTGAAGGCGCGCTAA
- a CDS encoding phasin family protein, producing MADATVNKIDEAKAEVLAEKAYAAAAAAPEAKAAPAAPVKKVAAAKKPAAKKAVAPAKKVAVKKTVAPKTVAKPAAKKVAKAAPLKSKDTTIMAKTQQAAEDFTAKVKDAVADLQDRAKTAMEKSTAVFADAGEFTKGNVEALVESGKVLAAGLQDLGKVYVEDAKTGFETMTADVKELAAVKSPADFFKLQGEILRRNFDTAMATGSKRSEALVKLANEAFAPVQNRVSIAIEKVKQAA from the coding sequence ATGGCCGACGCCACCGTGAACAAGATTGACGAAGCCAAGGCCGAAGTTCTGGCCGAGAAGGCTTATGCCGCCGCTGCTGCGGCCCCTGAAGCGAAGGCTGCTCCGGCCGCCCCCGTGAAGAAGGTTGCCGCTGCGAAGAAGCCGGCTGCCAAGAAGGCCGTCGCCCCGGCTAAGAAGGTCGCGGTGAAGAAGACTGTTGCCCCCAAAACTGTTGCCAAGCCCGCCGCCAAGAAGGTCGCGAAGGCTGCCCCCCTCAAGTCGAAGGACACCACCATCATGGCCAAGACCCAGCAAGCTGCCGAAGACTTCACCGCCAAGGTGAAGGACGCCGTTGCCGATCTTCAGGATCGCGCCAAGACCGCCATGGAAAAGAGCACTGCCGTGTTCGCCGATGCCGGTGAATTCACCAAGGGCAACGTTGAAGCCCTGGTTGAATCGGGCAAGGTCCTGGCCGCTGGCCTGCAGGACCTCGGCAAGGTCTATGTCGAAGACGCCAAGACCGGCTTCGAAACCATGACCGCCGACGTCAAGGAACTCGCCGCCGTCAAGTCGCCGGCTGACTTCTTCAAGCTGCAGGGTGAAATCCTGCGTCGCAACTTCGATACCGCCATGGCGACTGGTTCGAAGCGCTCGGAAGCCCTGGTCAAGCTGGCCAACGAAGCTTTCGCGCCGGTCCAGAACCGCGTCAGCATCGCGATCGAAAAGGTCAAGCAGGCCGCCTGA
- the clpS gene encoding ATP-dependent Clp protease adapter ClpS → MPFTAFAIRAAAEDGDGDAGGQNQVGVATKTRAKPKKPSQFKVLMLNDDYTPMEFVVLVLKRFFSMDLEQATRVMLHVHQKGVGVCGIFTYEVAETKVNQVMDFARQNQHPLQCTLEKA, encoded by the coding sequence ATGCCCTTCACCGCTTTTGCCATCCGCGCCGCCGCGGAGGATGGCGATGGTGATGCCGGCGGGCAGAACCAGGTTGGCGTCGCCACCAAAACCCGCGCAAAACCGAAGAAACCCAGCCAGTTCAAGGTGCTGATGCTGAACGACGATTACACGCCGATGGAATTCGTCGTGCTGGTCCTCAAGCGCTTCTTCAGCATGGATCTGGAACAGGCGACTCGGGTAATGCTCCACGTCCACCAAAAGGGCGTCGGTGTTTGCGGGATCTTCACCTACGAAGTGGCGGAAACCAAAGTTAACCAGGTGATGGACTTCGCCCGCCAGAATCAGCACCCGCTGCAGTGCACATTGGAGAAGGCTTGA
- a CDS encoding VIT1/CCC1 transporter family protein, translated as MSMISHHPEKHVVERIGWLRAAVLGANDGIVSTASLIVGVAASSADKGPILVAGMAGLVAGAMSMAAGEYVSVSSQADTENADLARERRELAEDPEFEHEELAAIYRGRGLDAELADQVSAALMAHDALGAHARDELGLAEITRARPVQAALTSAATFAVGAALPLVAATVLPLAQLVIGVSVSALLFLMLLGAVGARAGGAPIGRGVLRVAFWGAAAMAATWAIGRLFGTAVA; from the coding sequence ATGTCGATGATTTCACACCATCCCGAAAAGCATGTGGTGGAACGGATCGGCTGGCTGCGCGCGGCGGTGCTCGGCGCGAACGACGGGATCGTATCGACCGCCAGCCTGATCGTCGGCGTCGCCGCCAGCAGCGCTGATAAGGGCCCGATCCTGGTTGCCGGCATGGCTGGCCTGGTTGCCGGGGCCATGTCGATGGCGGCGGGGGAATATGTCTCGGTCTCAAGCCAGGCCGATACCGAGAACGCCGACCTGGCCCGCGAACGGCGTGAGCTGGCCGAGGACCCGGAATTCGAGCACGAGGAACTGGCGGCGATCTATCGCGGTCGCGGCCTTGATGCGGAGCTGGCCGATCAGGTCTCAGCCGCGCTGATGGCGCACGATGCGCTGGGGGCCCATGCCCGCGACGAACTGGGCCTTGCCGAGATCACGCGCGCCCGTCCGGTCCAGGCGGCGCTGACATCGGCCGCGACCTTTGCGGTCGGTGCCGCCCTGCCGCTGGTGGCGGCCACAGTCCTGCCGCTTGCGCAGTTGGTGATCGGTGTGTCGGTCTCCGCCCTGCTGTTCCTGATGCTGCTTGGCGCAGTGGGCGCGCGGGCGGGCGGGGCACCAATCGGGCGCGGGGTCCTGCGCGTGGCCTTCTGGGGGGCGGCGGCGATGGCCGCGACCTGGGCGATCGGGCGGCTCTTCGGGACAGCGGTGGCTTAG
- a CDS encoding LptF/LptG family permease — protein sequence MKSLPAIDRYIFRLVLMPMCGVFVIAASLLVLDKMLKLFDFVATEGGPVSVVFRMLANLLPEYASLAIPLGLLLGILLAFRKLATTSELDTMRAVGLSYTRLLRVPYMITLVLAALNLVIVSYLQPLSRYYYEQLQFELRSGALGASIKVGEFTTLQDKMALRIEQSREEGRQLIGIFARVASPKGQILSISAREGRFLALKDSPDTIILRLTDGQIVQDAPGQAPRVLSFTRHDLPIDLPAVEEFRQRGGKEREYFLPELLRITWSDRASEKLKNESSASLNFRLVEVAMMLLLPLLAVALAIPPKRSTSALGLFLSIVMVVAYHKVNEYGMAVSALGRVSPLLALWGPFVLFSALILWMYWRIAYVPGGQPIGALERLADNLGKWGRKLAARFNRNRIAGA from the coding sequence GTGAAGTCCCTTCCCGCCATTGACCGCTATATCTTCCGGCTCGTGCTGATGCCGATGTGCGGCGTCTTCGTGATCGCCGCCTCGCTGCTCGTGCTCGACAAGATGCTCAAGCTGTTCGATTTCGTGGCGACCGAGGGCGGACCGGTGTCGGTGGTGTTCCGGATGCTGGCCAACCTGCTGCCCGAATATGCCAGCCTGGCGATCCCGCTGGGGCTGCTGCTGGGCATTCTGCTGGCCTTCCGCAAATTGGCGACGACCAGCGAGCTGGACACCATGCGCGCGGTCGGGCTGAGCTATACCCGGCTGCTGCGGGTGCCCTACATGATCACGCTGGTGCTGGCGGCGCTTAATCTGGTGATCGTCAGCTACCTTCAGCCGCTATCGCGCTACTACTACGAACAGCTTCAGTTTGAGCTCCGTTCCGGTGCCCTCGGCGCCTCGATCAAGGTGGGTGAGTTCACCACTTTGCAGGACAAGATGGCTCTCAGGATTGAGCAGAGCAGAGAAGAAGGGCGCCAGCTGATCGGCATCTTCGCCCGTGTAGCCTCACCCAAGGGCCAGATCCTCTCGATCTCGGCCCGCGAGGGGCGGTTCCTCGCCTTGAAGGACAGCCCGGACACGATCATCCTGCGGCTGACCGACGGCCAGATCGTGCAGGACGCGCCCGGCCAGGCGCCGCGCGTGCTGAGCTTCACCCGCCACGACCTGCCGATCGACCTTCCGGCGGTCGAGGAGTTTCGCCAGCGCGGCGGCAAGGAGCGCGAATACTTCCTGCCCGAACTGCTCCGGATCACCTGGAGCGACCGGGCGAGCGAGAAGCTGAAGAACGAAAGCAGCGCCAGCCTGAATTTCCGTCTGGTTGAAGTGGCGATGATGCTGCTGCTGCCGCTGCTCGCGGTGGCGCTGGCGATCCCGCCCAAGCGCTCGACCTCGGCGCTCGGGCTGTTCCTCTCGATCGTGATGGTGGTCGCCTATCACAAGGTGAATGAGTACGGCATGGCGGTTTCCGCGCTGGGCCGGGTTTCGCCGCTGCTGGCGCTGTGGGGGCCGTTCGTGCTGTTTTCGGCGCTGATCCTGTGGATGTACTGGCGGATCGCCTATGTCCCTGGCGGCCAGCCCATCGGCGCGCTCGAACGGCTGGCCGATAACCTTGGCAAGTGGGGTCGCAAGCTGGCGGCGCGGTTCAATCGCAACCGGATCGCAGGGGCCTGA
- the lptG gene encoding LPS export ABC transporter permease LptG yields the protein MQLEFFPSPSLTRYLAKLFVVRILAVLVMLVLVLQTLDLLSESGKILGVPGNGEAQLWQYVSLRIPQLIARFLPYSVLLATIITLATLNQNSEVVAMKAAGLSAHQVLAPLLLTAAVISVISFAFNERVVTRSTATLKAWTAAEFRPIPPDAKVRPNVYLPDGPHILAAGQVSGTGKLTRMDNVTWYRRDGAGMVLEQIRAPHATYANPGWRLDKPVSFDVAGTRRVELAPTVVAQGITPAQVAISKVDPDAQNVIELYHSIQALKAQGRRTSELEGKWWHKFSGPLAALLMPLLGAVAAFGLARSGQLLIRAIIGMALGFAYFVIDNAALAMGNFGGYPPLIAAWAPFLLFALVGETVLVRTEE from the coding sequence ATGCAGCTCGAATTCTTCCCCTCGCCCTCGCTGACGCGCTATCTCGCCAAGCTGTTCGTGGTGCGCATCCTGGCAGTGCTGGTCATGCTGGTGCTCGTGCTCCAGACGCTCGACCTCCTGTCCGAAAGCGGCAAGATCCTGGGCGTGCCCGGCAATGGCGAGGCGCAGCTGTGGCAGTATGTCTCGCTACGCATCCCGCAGCTGATCGCGCGGTTCCTGCCCTACTCGGTGCTGCTGGCGACAATCATCACCCTGGCGACACTCAACCAGAACAGCGAGGTCGTGGCGATGAAGGCCGCCGGCCTCTCGGCCCACCAGGTGCTGGCCCCGCTGTTGCTGACTGCGGCGGTGATTTCAGTCATCAGCTTTGCCTTCAACGAGCGGGTGGTGACGCGTTCAACCGCGACGCTCAAGGCCTGGACCGCGGCGGAGTTCCGCCCGATCCCGCCCGATGCCAAGGTTCGCCCCAACGTCTACCTGCCCGACGGGCCGCATATCCTGGCCGCCGGGCAGGTCAGCGGCACGGGCAAGCTGACCCGGATGGACAATGTCACCTGGTATCGCCGCGATGGGGCCGGCATGGTGCTCGAACAGATTCGCGCGCCGCACGCGACCTATGCCAACCCTGGCTGGCGGCTCGACAAGCCGGTCAGCTTCGATGTGGCCGGGACCCGCCGGGTCGAACTGGCGCCGACGGTCGTCGCCCAGGGTATCACGCCGGCGCAGGTCGCGATCAGCAAGGTCGATCCCGATGCTCAGAACGTGATCGAGCTTTACCATTCGATCCAGGCGCTCAAGGCGCAAGGCCGCCGCACCAGCGAGCTGGAGGGCAAGTGGTGGCACAAGTTTTCCGGTCCGCTCGCCGCGCTGCTGATGCCGCTGCTGGGTGCCGTGGCCGCCTTTGGCCTGGCACGCTCAGGTCAGCTACTGATCCGCGCGATCATCGGCATGGCGCTGGGCTTTGCCTATTTCGTGATCGACAATGCCGCGCTCGCCATGGGCAACTTCGGCGGCTACCCGCCGCTTATCGCGGCCTGGGCGCCGTTCCTGCTGTTCGCACTGGTTGGCGAGACCGTGCTGGTCCGGACCGAGGAATAG
- a CDS encoding fatty acid desaturase family protein, which produces MTAYEAITDTTKGAARGVGIPDDMAMLRAAVEQTRDISAAKGSIYWPDMLISAAIGYAGLAGAILLDVTWQAVLAGAVSALAFYRALLFIHELTHIHRDALPGFRFGWNLLVGVPMMMPSLMYENVHTLHHARTRYGTVEDPEYLPLALMKPWSLPMFILVALLLPIGLLIRSAVLVPLGVIIPPLRRLVWERASALSINPEFRRRPAEGEFARQVFWQELGASVWALFLVWYAATQDWRPLAIGLAVISATAVLNQVRTLVAHLWQNEGEPMTVTAQYLDSVNVPPPGLLAELWAPVGLRYHALHHLLPSLPYHSLPEAHRRLHGLLGRESTYAKANYPGLLPLVGYLAKSTMKPR; this is translated from the coding sequence ATGACTGCCTACGAAGCCATCACCGATACCACCAAGGGCGCCGCCCGGGGCGTGGGCATTCCCGATGACATGGCGATGCTGCGCGCTGCAGTTGAGCAGACGCGCGACATTTCGGCCGCCAAGGGCAGCATCTACTGGCCCGACATGCTGATTTCGGCCGCGATCGGCTATGCCGGGCTGGCCGGCGCGATCCTGCTGGACGTTACCTGGCAGGCGGTGCTGGCCGGGGCGGTCTCCGCGCTCGCCTTCTACCGCGCGCTGCTGTTCATTCACGAGCTGACCCACATTCACCGCGATGCCCTGCCGGGCTTCCGGTTCGGCTGGAACCTGCTGGTGGGCGTGCCGATGATGATGCCCTCGCTGATGTACGAAAACGTCCATACCCTGCACCATGCCCGCACCCGCTATGGCACGGTCGAGGATCCGGAGTACCTGCCGCTGGCGCTGATGAAGCCGTGGTCACTGCCGATGTTCATCCTGGTGGCGCTGCTGCTGCCGATCGGTCTGCTGATCCGCTCGGCGGTGCTGGTGCCGCTGGGCGTGATCATCCCGCCGCTGCGCCGACTGGTGTGGGAACGCGCCTCGGCCCTGTCGATCAACCCCGAATTCCGCCGCCGCCCGGCCGAGGGTGAGTTTGCGCGCCAGGTCTTCTGGCAGGAACTGGGCGCCTCGGTCTGGGCGCTATTCCTGGTCTGGTATGCGGCAACGCAAGACTGGCGGCCGCTGGCGATCGGCCTGGCGGTGATCTCGGCCACGGCGGTACTCAATCAGGTCCGCACGCTGGTTGCGCACCTTTGGCAGAATGAGGGCGAGCCGATGACGGTGACCGCGCAATACCTCGATTCCGTCAATGTCCCGCCGCCGGGCCTGCTGGCCGAGCTGTGGGCTCCGGTCGGGTTGCGCTATCACGCGCTGCACCACCTACTGCCCAGCCTGCCCTATCATTCGCTGCCCGAGGCGCACCGGCGCCTGCACGGCTTGCTTGGCCGGGAATCGACCTATGCCAAGGCGAACTATCCGGGGCTGCTGCCGCTGGTCGGCTATCTGGCCAAGAGCACGATGAAGCCGCGCTAA
- a CDS encoding N-acetyltransferase, producing the protein MAQSEIVITEVSDKAGREAFVDVQYRLNAADPNFVPQLRAEEIERYTPGGNPYFEHARCQLFLANRGGQVVGRIAAHIDELALAQPAEQGMGPGTGMWGALQAEDGEVAATLIHRAEQWLRDQGMSRVLAPMTLSVWEEPGLLVKGFDHPPMIMMGHNSPEQQGWIEGAGYAPAKKLATFDLDITKPFPPLIQRIVQSGEKNARIRIRDVDLKNFDREVEIICAILNDAWSENWGFVPFTPTEIAYTAKKMKPLVKPDLVRIAEYDGEPVAFMITLPDANQIQLKAVGRNGKPSILGWIKLGLWMLRTKPADMRVPLMGVVKRLQSSRMASQLAFMMIETIRQASVTRYQGKRGEIGWILDDNQGMNAIAEAIDATVNKEYMVYGKGL; encoded by the coding sequence GTGGCCCAGTCGGAAATTGTGATCACAGAAGTCAGCGATAAGGCCGGGCGCGAGGCCTTTGTCGATGTCCAGTACCGGCTCAATGCCGCCGATCCCAATTTCGTGCCGCAGCTGCGGGCTGAGGAGATTGAGCGCTATACCCCCGGCGGCAATCCCTATTTCGAGCATGCGCGTTGCCAGCTGTTCCTGGCCAATCGCGGTGGCCAGGTGGTCGGCCGGATCGCGGCCCATATCGACGAGCTGGCGCTGGCCCAGCCAGCCGAGCAGGGGATGGGGCCCGGCACCGGCATGTGGGGGGCGCTCCAGGCCGAGGACGGCGAAGTGGCAGCGACCCTGATCCACCGGGCCGAACAGTGGCTGCGCGACCAGGGGATGTCCCGCGTGCTGGCACCAATGACCCTTTCGGTCTGGGAAGAGCCGGGCCTGCTGGTCAAGGGCTTCGATCATCCGCCGATGATCATGATGGGCCACAACTCGCCCGAGCAGCAGGGCTGGATCGAAGGCGCCGGCTATGCCCCGGCCAAGAAGCTGGCGACCTTTGACCTCGATATCACCAAGCCCTTCCCGCCGCTGATCCAGCGGATTGTGCAATCGGGTGAGAAGAACGCGCGAATCCGCATCCGCGATGTGGACCTCAAGAACTTCGACCGCGAGGTTGAGATCATCTGCGCGATCCTGAACGATGCCTGGTCGGAAAACTGGGGCTTCGTGCCCTTCACCCCCACCGAAATCGCCTATACCGCCAAGAAGATGAAGCCGCTGGTCAAGCCGGACCTGGTGCGGATCGCCGAGTACGATGGCGAGCCGGTCGCCTTCATGATCACCCTGCCCGATGCCAACCAGATCCAGCTGAAAGCGGTTGGCCGCAACGGCAAGCCGTCAATCCTTGGCTGGATCAAGCTAGGGCTGTGGATGCTGCGGACCAAGCCGGCCGACATGCGCGTGCCGCTGATGGGCGTGGTCAAGCGCCTGCAATCGAGCCGGATGGCCAGCCAGCTGGCCTTCATGATGATCGAGACGATCCGCCAGGCCTCGGTCACCCGCTACCAGGGCAAGCGCGGTGAGATCGGCTGGATCCTGGACGACAACCAGGGGATGAACGCGATTGCCGAGGCGATCGATGCCACCGTGAACAAGGAATACATGGTTTACGGCAAGGGGCTCTAG
- a CDS encoding dicarboxylate/amino acid:cation symporter, whose protein sequence is MQHQSSASGFPEIKVPALLTFLALLLGFVIGTVFRGQTGFAPIEAAAGELGSLWLKLLQLTILPLVIGLVVTGISQTLAAAGGGRLARRAVLMFVAVLLFAGTMSAVLVPLLLELFPIPAGAVAALSGGGATDPGKVPGFAEILEAMVPSNIFSAAANGAMLPVVIFAALFALACTRIAEAPRRSLLTFFEGLAMAMMVIVGWVLMLAPIGVLGLAISLGAKTGADAIGGLAHYIVIVSAAGLVVLLASVAIALVIGRRPLGAFAKAMLPVYAVAISTQSSLASLPAMLAASRKLGVRESTADFVLPLAVAIFRGTSPAMNMGVAIYAAYLTGTPLSPWALGAGVLVAFLVSLSSVSLPGTLSFVVSVGPIAMAMGVPIEPLALLVAVEMLPDIMRTLGNVTADVAVTAAVDKRGEAEA, encoded by the coding sequence ATGCAGCACCAGTCCAGCGCGAGCGGCTTTCCCGAGATCAAGGTACCTGCGCTGCTGACCTTTCTGGCGCTGCTGCTGGGCTTTGTGATCGGCACGGTGTTTCGCGGACAGACCGGGTTCGCGCCGATTGAGGCTGCGGCCGGGGAACTGGGCAGCCTCTGGCTCAAGCTGCTGCAACTCACGATCCTGCCGCTGGTGATCGGGCTGGTGGTGACGGGTATTTCGCAGACCTTGGCCGCAGCTGGTGGCGGCCGATTGGCGCGGCGTGCGGTGCTGATGTTCGTCGCCGTGCTGCTGTTCGCGGGCACCATGTCGGCCGTTCTGGTCCCGCTGCTGCTTGAACTGTTTCCGATCCCGGCCGGTGCGGTTGCGGCGCTGAGTGGCGGCGGGGCAACTGATCCGGGCAAGGTTCCAGGCTTTGCCGAGATCCTTGAAGCGATGGTCCCCAGCAACATCTTCTCCGCCGCTGCCAATGGCGCGATGCTGCCAGTGGTGATCTTTGCCGCGCTGTTCGCACTCGCCTGCACCCGCATTGCCGAAGCGCCGCGCCGCTCGCTGCTGACCTTCTTCGAAGGGCTGGCCATGGCGATGATGGTGATCGTCGGCTGGGTGCTGATGCTCGCCCCGATCGGCGTGCTGGGCCTGGCGATTTCGCTCGGTGCAAAGACCGGGGCCGACGCGATCGGAGGGCTGGCGCACTACATCGTGATCGTCAGCGCAGCCGGGCTGGTCGTGCTGCTGGCTTCGGTGGCCATCGCCCTTGTGATTGGTCGCCGCCCGCTGGGGGCCTTCGCCAAAGCCATGCTGCCGGTCTATGCCGTGGCCATCTCGACCCAGTCCTCGCTGGCCAGCCTGCCCGCGATGCTGGCCGCTTCGCGCAAGCTGGGCGTGCGCGAATCGACGGCTGATTTCGTCCTGCCGCTGGCCGTGGCGATCTTTCGCGGGACCAGCCCGGCGATGAACATGGGGGTGGCGATCTATGCCGCCTACCTTACCGGCACGCCGCTATCGCCCTGGGCGCTGGGGGCAGGGGTGCTGGTGGCCTTCCTGGTATCGCTCAGCTCGGTTTCGCTGCCGGGTACGCTCAGCTTCGTGGTCTCGGTCGGGCCGATCGCCATGGCCATGGGCGTGCCGATCGAACCGCTCGCCCTGCTGGTCGCGGTCGAGATGCTGCCCGATATCATGCGCACCCTGGGCAATGTTACCGCCGACGTCGCGGTGACGGCGGCGGTTGACAAGCGGGGTGAGGCGGAGGCCTAG